The following is a genomic window from Amycolatopsis cihanbeyliensis.
ATCGAGGACGAACCGCAGGGCCAGCACGGTCTTGCCCGAGCCGGCGCGGCCCAGCACCACCAGCCGCCGTGACGGAACACGCCGGTAGGCGCTCGCGATGTCGCCCACCTCGCCGGAGAGGTCCAGCGGGGCGGCGGTCACGCCAGCGGGGACGCGGCAGATGTTGTCCCAGTGGTCGGCAAGGTGCTCAGGTGCCTGCCGCCACCGCACGGGCAGCGGGAACGGGTCGTGCACGCGGCGCAGTTCCTCCGCGCGCCGCAGCCGGGCGGCCATGACCCTGGCCAGGTGGTCGGCCGCCTCGGACACCTCCGGCGGGACCGCGGGCAGTCCTCCGGGTGCCGGTACGGAACGCGCTTCGCCCTCCACCGGTGCCGGCCCAGCGGCGGTGGGGGACGGTGCGGGCTCGGGCGGCTCCTGTCGCGGTTGCTTACCGTCGGCCGCGGCCAGCAGGTTACGGCGTTCGTCGGGGGTCACGTCCAGCGCGTCGGCGAGCAAGGTCACCGTGCCGACACGCGGGTCGGTGCCGCTGCCGGTCTCCAGCCTGCGAATGGTCCGCACGCCGACACCGGACCGCGCGGCCAGCTCGTCCTGGGTCAGGCCCGCCCGGCGCCGGGCATCACGAAGGAGGACGCCGAAACGGTTGGCCACGTCGGAGTTCCTCCATGCGCACGGTGCGGACCCGCCGATCCTAGTAAGCCCACCGGCCACGAACGGCAGGTGGTCGACCTGGTTCGTGGCCTGCGAAACCGGCAGGACCTCGCCGGGCTCGGGCCTCGGTGACGACGGTGGGGTCGAGGTTGGGGTGCTGCCGAGCGGCCCGGCTCCAATGGTGCCGGGCTCGGTCCGGTCTACCCAGGGCCGCGGCGATGTTGCCGAGGCCGGTCTCGGCGCGCGCGGCTTCGAAGGTGCTTCCGCATCGATGGCTGCGCTCGAGCGCGTCGCTGTATGCGGTCGCCGCCTCCTCGTGCTCGCCCGCGTGGAAGTGGATCCAGCCGCGCGCGTTGCAGGCCATGGTCGCGTCCAGGTCGAGGCCGAGCTCTTCGAACGCGGTGAGTGCCTCGGTGGCGTGGTCGAGCGCGCCAGGGTGATCACCGAGTTCGGCCAGGACCATGGCGAGGCCGCGTTGGGCGATGGCGGCGTTGCGGTGGGCTCCGGTTCGCCGGTAGAACGCGAACGCGGTCCACATACCTTCGGCCGCGCCGGCGTGGTCGCCGCGGAAGAAGTGGATCCAGGCGAGGTTGTTGAGGGTGGTGTGCACCCCGTTCTCGTCGCCGATGGTGCGGAACAGCGGCAGCGCGGCACGGTAGTGGCGTTCGGCGCCGCCGACGTCCCCGCGGTCGATGGTGGCGACGCCGAGGTTGTTGACCGTGATGGCCTGGGCCCAGGTGTCCCCGACGGCCTCGGCGGAGGCGAGAGCGTGTTCGTGGGTGGTGATCCAGGGGTCCCAGAGTTTGGTGAGGAAGAAGAAGCCGCGCAGCGCGAACGCGAGCTGCCAGCACCGGTCGTGGACACCGTGCCGTGCGGCGAGAGCGCAGAGCGCGACCAGGTTGGCCCACTCCCCCCGGATCCAGTCCTCCCCGGAACCGTCGCGGTGGAAGTCCGGCACCGACACGGGCAGGTACGGGTAGGCGAACTCGGGTCGGTATCGCTGCGGGGCCAGGATCCGGTCCACCTGGTCGGTGGCGTGCAGGGTGAGATCCAGCAGCCGGCGCAGCGCGACGCGCCGTTCGGTCCCGGGAATCTCGGGGAGCGCGACGGTGCGGGCGAAGGTGCGGAGAAGATCGTGGAACTGGTACCGGCCGGTGTGCTGGTGGGTAAGGAGGTGCGCGTCGTGCAAGCCGGCCAGCAGAGCTTCCGTGGTGCGGAGGTCCGTGTCGGCCAGGGCGGCGGCGCTGTAGAGCTCGAGGTCCGTCCCGGGGTGGAGGGCCAGGAGCCCGAACAGGCGTCGTTGCCCGGGCGGTAGGTCCTGGTAGGACAGTCGGAAGGTGGCCGTGACACTGCGCTCGCCGTCGTCGAGCTCACCCAGTCGAGCTGATTCGACGGCGAGACGCTGATCGAGATCGGCCGGGCTCCAGCTGGGGTTCGCGCGCAGCCGAGCCCCGGCGACCCGGATGGCAAGGGGAAGCCGGCCGCAGTGGTCCACGACGCTGCCGAACACCTCCTCGGCACCGTCCCCACCGGGGTGGTCCCGGACCAGCTCGGCGAGCAGGTCGATCGCCTGGGTCCGGGGTAGCAGGGACACCGGCACGTG
Proteins encoded in this region:
- a CDS encoding ATP-binding protein — its product is MSFGAELRRLRREAGLSLTDLAAKVHYSKGYLSKVETGAARPNAALAALCDTEFTTGGALASLLPADAAPRRRGVVLTPMRSGLPAVTPHFTGRAEELDQIRAALSREVDGAAAVCAVHGMAGVGKTTLAVRCAHRLQARFTDGHLFLDLRGHTPDAGEVTAAEALDRFLRFLGVPGEEIPADVDDRAALYRDRLLGRSMLIVLDNARSVRQLRPLIPAEPKCRVLITSRHRLAALDDAWHVPVSLLPRTQAIDLLAELVRDHPGGDGAEEVFGSVVDHCGRLPLAIRVAGARLRANPSWSPADLDQRLAVESARLGELDDGERSVTATFRLSYQDLPPGQRRLFGLLALHPGTDLELYSAAALADTDLRTTEALLAGLHDAHLLTHQHTGRYQFHDLLRTFARTVALPEIPGTERRVALRRLLDLTLHATDQVDRILAPQRYRPEFAYPYLPVSVPDFHRDGSGEDWIRGEWANLVALCALAARHGVHDRCWQLAFALRGFFFLTKLWDPWITTHEHALASAEAVGDTWAQAITVNNLGVATIDRGDVGGAERHYRAALPLFRTIGDENGVHTTLNNLAWIHFFRGDHAGAAEGMWTAFAFYRRTGAHRNAAIAQRGLAMVLAELGDHPGALDHATEALTAFEELGLDLDATMACNARGWIHFHAGEHEEAATAYSDALERSHRCGSTFEAARAETGLGNIAAALGRPDRARHHWSRAARQHPNLDPTVVTEARARRGPAGFAGHEPGRPPAVRGRWAY